Part of the Scrofimicrobium sp. R131 genome is shown below.
GTATTTTCCAAGCATAACGGCTGGGACTCACTCATTTCCACTTGCGCCCGGTTCCGCCATTGTGACTCCGGCCGCGTTTGTCAGCTCCCGGCACATAAACACCGAGTGGGGGTCCACCTTATATTCCGCGAACGGCCCGCACTCCACGAACCCGTGGCTCAGGTAGAGGCGCCGGGCGGGAATGAAGAAGTCTTCCGACCCCGTCTCCAGGTAGGCCCGCACATAGTTGCGCCGGGTCGCCTCGTCCATCAGATGCTCCAGCATGATCGCGCCGATCCCGCGTCCACGAGCCTCCTCCACCACCCGCATGGTCTTCAGTTCCACCGTGCCATCACCCAGGTCTTTGAGCGCCCCGCAAGCCAGGAGATTCCCGCTTTCTCGCAGTCCAAACAGGGTGATGGACGAATCTGCGAAGCGGACAACGTGCAGTGCCCCGGTAATCTCCGGGGCCGACATTGCCACCATCTCCTCAAAGTGTTCATGCACCAATTGGCGCATGTCGGGGAGGTCAATCCCCTCGGGCATGATTCTCATGGCTCGACGATAGTCCAGTTCCCACCTCAACCCCGGTGCCGGTATGCTCCTTGAGCAGATAGTGTCCAACTACGCAGGAGGAACCTAATGAGGCGCTTCTTGGCCGGCCTCCTACTAACCGTGGCCGCACTGATGGTTCCGGTGACCCTGGTTTCCCAGTGGATCCAGAATTACCTGCTGGACACGGACAATTTCACCGCGTTGTACCAGCCGGTGGCGGGCAAGAGCGCTTTCCAGCAGTATCTGGCCGGGCAGGTGTCCGAGGCGGCCGGCGAGGCGATTGAACAGTCAGCCGTGGCACAGTTCACTCAGTCGGCGGCTGGGGCGGTCGACGACGTGGTCGGCCTGTTTGGGTTGGACCTGGGCCTGTCCGACACTTCCTCCGACTGGGTATCGCGCCTGGGCGACCGGGTGGCCGAAACCGTCCACGGCGAGGCCCTGCCGGCCCTGCAATCCCCCCAGTTCGCCCAGGTTTGGACCGAGGGAATCAACCAGATCCACTCCCAGCTGATCACGGGTCTGACCGGGGATGGTCCCGACTCGCAGACCCTGGTCCTGCAGGCCGGGCCGTTTGTCTCCATCATCTTGGAGTACCTGCAGCAGCAGGGATTCAGCTTCGTCTCTTTCCTGGCTCCCCTGGCGGCCGACTCTGAGGTGGTCCTGGTCGAGGTGAACTATCCTCCCGCCGCCCGCACCTTCGTGAACCTGATTGTGGACTACGGACCCT
Proteins encoded:
- a CDS encoding GNAT family N-acetyltransferase, with protein sequence MRIMPEGIDLPDMRQLVHEHFEEMVAMSAPEITGALHVVRFADSSITLFGLRESGNLLACGALKDLGDGTVELKTMRVVEEARGRGIGAIMLEHLMDEATRRNYVRAYLETGSEDFFIPARRLYLSHGFVECGPFAEYKVDPHSVFMCRELTNAAGVTMAEPGASGNE